The genomic stretch AGGATGAATACAATCAACGGCCCCATAGTAAGTTGGGTCGGACACCGGAACAGATGTTTCAGGAAGAAAAGCCCCATTTATTAAAATTACCAACTATCGAACCAGCTATGCTGCAATTCAAAGAAGCCAGAAGAGTAAGTAATGACGGCTATATTTCTCATGATGGCAATCTTTATCCAGTGCCTATGCGTTACGCGACAAAAACAGTGTGGATAGAAATCATCTACGGCCGAAGTATGAAAATATATGATGAAAAAGGTACACTGCTTAATAAGATTTATCTTTGCCTGGAAAAACAAACTACCCGCCCAATTCACCCGGAACATGAGGTTATTAATCTTCAGTATCGGGAAAGAAAAAATGGTATCCGTTCCACTTTAGTCCGGGAGTTTATTAGCACTTTTGGTGAAACCGGAAGGATATATCTGGAAGGGTTGCGTGAAAACACTGGGGCCAACATTTACTGGCACCTTACAGAAATTTTACGTTACAGAAATATCTATACCACGGAAAAAATTAATAAAGCGATGAAAGAATGTTTGAAAATAGGCTCTTATCATAAAAACAGTGTTAAACGGCTGTTGGAAAAAAATGAGCTAGCCCCGCTTACTTTGGATTATGATCCGGCCAACCTTTATCTGCCGGATGTCAAAATCAATCGTGACCTTTCCTGCTATGCCTTAGCTGAAAGTGAGGTGGCAAATTAATGAACAATAAGTTAACCAGTTACCTGGAAAGCCAAATGCAGGCCTTAAAGCTAAAAGGATTAATTGCTCATTATCAAGAAATAGCGGAAAAAGCATCGCAAAACAACTTATCCTATTTTGAGTATCTATCTCTTCTCTTGGAAGAAGAGTTGAAGAGAAAGAACGATGGAACAATTAAAACCAAAATTAATAAAGCCCGCTTTCCCTTTATTAAAACACTAGAGGAATTTGATTTTAGTTTTCAACCGTCATTACGGGAAAAGGAAATCATTGCTTTAAGTTCTTTAGATTTTATTGAGAAAAAAGAGAATTTGATTTTTCTAGGTCCTCCGGGCGTGGGTAAAACCCACCTGTCCGTGGCCCTCGGCATAAAGGCCTGTATGGCTAAGTATCGGGTAGTATTTACTACTGCCCAAAAATTGTTGGAAGAATTAATGCTCAGCTTAAAAGACGGTAGTTTGACAGATAAGCTCCTCAATTATTCTCGCCTTAATCTTATGGTTATAGATGAAGTTGGTTATATGCCAATCAGCAAAGAACAGGCAAACCTTCTTTTCCGTTTAATCTCTATGCGTTATGAGAAGGGTAGTATTATTGTCACCAGCAATTACAATTTTAACGAGTGGGGGGAGGTGTTTTCTGACCAGGTAGTAGCAGCAGCTATCATTGATCGACTTGTCCATCATGCTCGAATCTTTTATATTAACGGGACAAGTTACCGACTTAAAGGAAAACTGAAACCAGCTGCAGCTAACTAATTTTTTAAACCCATGCTCTTTGGAACCTGAGCTGAGCTGCCTTTTTAATTGGCGAAAATTTTGCCTGCCTTGACAGGT from Desulfolucanica intricata encodes the following:
- the istB gene encoding IS21-like element helper ATPase IstB; the encoded protein is MNNKLTSYLESQMQALKLKGLIAHYQEIAEKASQNNLSYFEYLSLLLEEELKRKNDGTIKTKINKARFPFIKTLEEFDFSFQPSLREKEIIALSSLDFIEKKENLIFLGPPGVGKTHLSVALGIKACMAKYRVVFTTAQKLLEELMLSLKDGSLTDKLLNYSRLNLMVIDEVGYMPISKEQANLLFRLISMRYEKGSIIVTSNYNFNEWGEVFSDQVVAAAIIDRLVHHARIFYINGTSYRLKGKLKPAAAN